In Halomonas denitrificans, one DNA window encodes the following:
- a CDS encoding TrkH family potassium uptake protein has product MRAYAPVQRVVGLLLVFLSVGFVPPLLFALANGDGATGPFLASLVTVALIGSALYLPVRNNRRELRVADGFLVVVACWGAVALAGALPLYLVLDIGLADAVFESTSGITTTGATVLAGLDDMPISIRWYRQQLQWMGGLGIIVLAVAILPMLRIGGMEIYKAEVTGPVKENRLTPRIAETAKALWLIYIGLTVICSLALWAAGMNVFDAVTHAFTTISTAGFSTYDASVAQFDSALIDWLLVLFMFVASMNFALHFLALRRATAQVYLHDPELKLFAILLLGISILITVLLWRQGVYETFWESLRYAAFHAVSYTTTTGFTAADVYLWPGTLPLLMILISGLGGCAGSTTGGFKIVRVYLVSKQGLRELKRLIHPRSVVPLKLGGRTLNPEVANAVWGFVSLYIVCIVFLTLIVSSLEEDLVTSVSVVFSAMNNLGPALGEAGANWGGLSDTTKWLMSFAMLLGRLEIFTVLVLLTPTYWKH; this is encoded by the coding sequence ATGCGGGCCTACGCGCCGGTCCAACGCGTCGTCGGCCTGTTGCTGGTGTTCCTGTCGGTCGGCTTCGTGCCGCCGCTGCTGTTCGCATTGGCCAACGGCGACGGCGCGACGGGGCCCTTCCTCGCCAGCCTGGTCACGGTCGCGCTGATCGGCAGCGCGCTGTACCTGCCGGTGCGCAACAACCGGCGCGAGCTGCGCGTCGCCGACGGCTTCCTGGTGGTGGTGGCGTGCTGGGGCGCCGTGGCGCTGGCCGGCGCCCTGCCGCTGTACCTGGTCCTGGACATCGGCCTGGCCGACGCGGTGTTCGAGTCCACCTCGGGCATCACCACCACCGGCGCGACGGTGCTGGCCGGCCTCGACGACATGCCGATCTCGATCCGCTGGTACCGCCAGCAGCTCCAGTGGATGGGCGGGCTCGGCATCATCGTCCTGGCGGTGGCGATCCTGCCGATGCTGCGGATCGGCGGCATGGAAATCTACAAGGCCGAGGTGACCGGGCCGGTCAAGGAGAACCGCCTCACGCCGCGCATCGCCGAGACCGCCAAGGCGCTGTGGCTGATCTACATCGGCCTGACCGTGATCTGCTCGCTGGCCCTGTGGGCCGCCGGCATGAACGTCTTCGACGCGGTCACCCATGCCTTCACCACGATTTCCACCGCCGGCTTCTCCACCTACGACGCCTCGGTGGCGCAGTTCGACAGTGCGCTGATCGACTGGTTGCTGGTGCTGTTCATGTTCGTCGCCTCGATGAACTTCGCCCTGCACTTCCTGGCCCTGCGCCGGGCCACCGCGCAGGTCTACCTGCACGACCCGGAACTCAAGCTGTTCGCGATCCTGCTGCTCGGCATCTCGATCCTGATCACCGTGCTGCTGTGGCGCCAGGGCGTCTACGAGACCTTCTGGGAATCGCTGCGCTACGCGGCCTTCCACGCGGTGTCCTACACCACGACCACGGGCTTCACGGCCGCCGACGTCTACCTCTGGCCGGGCACGCTGCCGCTCCTGATGATCCTGATCTCGGGCCTCGGCGGCTGCGCCGGCTCGACCACCGGCGGCTTCAAGATCGTGCGCGTGTACCTGGTGTCCAAGCAGGGCCTGCGCGAGCTCAAGCGGCTGATCCACCCGCGCTCGGTGGTGCCCCTGAAGCTCGGCGGCCGGACCCTGAACCCCGAGGTCGCCAACGCCGTGTGGGGCTTCGTATCGCTCTACATCGTCTGCATCGTGTTCCTGACCCTGATCGTCTCCAGCCTGGAAGAAGACCTGGTGACCTCCGTGTCCGTGGTGTTCTCGGCGATGAACAACCTCGGCCCGGCGCTCGGCGAGGCCGGCGCCAACTGGGGCGGGCTCTCGGACACGACCAAGTGGCTGATGAGCTTCGCCATGCTGCTCGGCCGGCTGGAGATCTTCACCGTGCTGGTCCTGCTGACGCCCACCTACTGGAAGCACTGA
- a CDS encoding homoserine O-acetyltransferase, with product MGPATNYYVHRHAFPLYRGGSLASLQLAWESWGTLNAERSNAVLLFTGLSPGAHAASSERDPEPGWWEDMVGPGKPIDTDRWFVLCVNSLGSCKGSTGPASINPETGRPWRLSFPELAIDDVARATRLVVDHLGIERLAAIVGPSMGGLTALAWIKHFPDSADRMALISTACSATPMAIAIRSLQREAIVTDRNFRDGRYTEDDWPEVGMRIARKLGMISYRSASEWQDRFGRRPQDYFPTTPFGMRFEVESYLETHARKFVGSFDPCCYLYLSRAMDLFDSCDSDKGLRALFRRSFSGKALVIGVETDLLFPLWQQRELAAALEAEDAEVEFHALASAQGHDAFLVDFERFGPPISAWLD from the coding sequence ATGGGACCGGCCACCAACTACTACGTCCATCGCCACGCGTTCCCGCTCTACCGCGGCGGATCGCTCGCAAGCCTGCAGCTGGCCTGGGAGAGCTGGGGCACCCTGAACGCCGAGCGCAGCAACGCGGTGCTCCTGTTCACCGGCCTGTCGCCCGGCGCCCATGCCGCCAGCAGCGAGCGCGACCCGGAACCGGGCTGGTGGGAGGACATGGTCGGCCCCGGCAAACCGATCGATACGGACCGCTGGTTCGTCCTCTGCGTCAATTCCCTGGGCTCGTGCAAGGGATCGACGGGACCGGCCAGCATCAACCCCGAGACCGGTCGCCCCTGGCGGCTGAGCTTTCCGGAACTGGCGATCGACGACGTCGCCCGCGCGACGCGGCTGGTCGTCGACCACCTCGGCATCGAGCGCCTGGCGGCCATCGTCGGCCCGTCGATGGGCGGCCTGACCGCCCTGGCCTGGATCAAGCACTTTCCCGACTCCGCCGACCGGATGGCGTTGATCTCGACCGCCTGCTCGGCCACGCCGATGGCGATCGCGATCCGCTCGCTGCAGCGCGAGGCCATCGTCACCGACCGCAACTTCCGCGACGGGCGCTACACGGAGGACGACTGGCCCGAGGTCGGCATGCGCATCGCGCGCAAGCTCGGCATGATCTCCTACCGCTCGGCCAGCGAATGGCAGGACCGCTTCGGTCGGCGGCCGCAGGATTATTTCCCGACCACGCCCTTCGGCATGCGCTTCGAGGTCGAGTCCTATCTCGAGACCCACGCGCGCAAGTTCGTCGGCAGCTTCGACCCCTGCTGCTACCTGTACCTGTCGCGTGCGATGGACCTGTTCGACTCCTGCGACAGCGACAAGGGCCTGCGTGCGCTGTTCCGGCGCAGTTTCTCCGGCAAGGCGCTGGTCATCGGCGTCGAGACCGACCTCCTGTTCCCGCTCTGGCAGCAGCGCGAACTGGCCGCCGCGCTCGAGGCCGAAGACGCCGAGGTCGAGTTCCACGCCCTGGCCTCGGCCCAGGGGCACGATGCCTTTCTGGTAGACTTCGAGCGATTCGGACCACCGATTTCAGCGTGGCTGGACTGA
- a CDS encoding cysteine dioxygenase family protein: MTLEFEGKQELVKRLDAVMDGDCARTITACVRNVLCDLVDNRVLALPACVHDCPGDHYGRRLIHKDQERGYTIMAMTWGPGQATPIHDHSGMWCVEAVWQGEIEVVQYELTETRGDRFCLEPRTTMRAGVGSAGSLIPPHEYHTIANPSPRSNAVTIHIYSGEMTECCVFRPLEGDWYERSRTELHLDAA; the protein is encoded by the coding sequence ATGACGCTCGAATTCGAAGGAAAACAGGAACTCGTCAAGCGCCTCGACGCGGTCATGGACGGCGACTGTGCGCGCACCATCACCGCCTGCGTGCGCAACGTGCTCTGCGACCTGGTCGACAACCGGGTGCTGGCCCTGCCGGCCTGCGTCCACGACTGCCCCGGCGATCATTACGGGCGTCGGCTCATCCACAAGGACCAGGAGCGCGGCTACACGATCATGGCGATGACCTGGGGCCCGGGCCAGGCGACCCCGATCCACGACCACAGCGGCATGTGGTGCGTCGAGGCGGTCTGGCAGGGCGAGATCGAGGTCGTCCAGTACGAGCTGACCGAAACCCGCGGCGATCGCTTCTGCCTCGAACCGCGGACCACGATGCGCGCCGGCGTCGGCAGCGCCGGCAGCCTGATCCCGCCGCACGAGTACCACACGATCGCCAACCCCTCGCCGCGCTCGAATGCGGTGACGATCCACATCTATTCCGGCGAGATGACCGAGTGCTGCGTGTTCCGCCCGCTCGAGGGCGACTGGTACGAGCGCTCCAGGACCGAGCTGCATCTCGACGCGGCCTGA
- a CDS encoding EAL domain-containing protein produces the protein MRLIDVDQTGRLRGASALILLAALMTAGALAAGFWADRQRLHELKSNLRGATEVAAERLSRALGEFRSLAARVPTAGAPDCSAEALERLRRELFGLDYLRDIGIVRDRTLHCSTTLGEIADPVRSSLPDLIIDHGRIELYAYRSVRLSLSRPTTVLQVRHMNALVDPVVVEGLSASPWLDGLQVSDRARADWYALYGQPGTEPVGPVSPGTLVAEVCSEQDGFCLRGVLGSSGASPSASGTWLGFAVLGAVAGLAAYLLIQLICLKYCTPAMRIRRALASGAIKARYQPVFDARSGRMIGVEALARWPSAPSGLRAPDHFVAAAEAGGESSGLTRAMIENVAADLGSWLAVRSHLSVAINVAAQDLEGGALESALEDCLLAIGIEPGQIVLEITERSLLGVHRPIQRLAERGYLVHVDDFGEGYSSLAYLHELTLHGVKISRTFVSSLGTDSPKATLVASMVQMANQLGLDIVLEGIETERQREAARALGTVRWQGFLFARPMAGDALQAFEAALEGEADGEQGTNGAGGGT, from the coding sequence ATGCGGCTGATCGATGTCGATCAGACCGGCCGTCTGCGCGGTGCGTCCGCGCTGATCTTGCTGGCCGCCTTGATGACCGCCGGCGCTCTGGCTGCCGGGTTCTGGGCGGACCGCCAGCGTCTCCACGAACTCAAGTCCAACCTGCGCGGCGCGACCGAGGTGGCGGCCGAGCGGCTGTCCCGCGCGCTGGGGGAATTCCGGTCGCTGGCCGCTCGCGTGCCGACGGCCGGGGCGCCCGACTGCTCGGCAGAGGCGCTGGAACGGCTCCGCCGGGAGCTGTTCGGTCTCGATTACCTGCGCGATATCGGCATCGTCCGCGACCGCACCCTGCATTGCTCGACCACCCTGGGCGAAATCGCCGACCCCGTGCGCAGCAGCCTGCCCGACCTGATCATCGACCACGGTCGGATCGAACTCTATGCCTACCGGAGCGTGCGCCTGTCGCTGAGTCGCCCGACCACGGTGCTCCAGGTCCGTCACATGAACGCGCTGGTCGATCCGGTGGTGGTCGAAGGCCTCAGCGCTTCGCCGTGGCTCGATGGTCTGCAGGTGTCCGACCGGGCGCGCGCCGACTGGTATGCACTCTACGGCCAGCCGGGCACGGAACCGGTCGGGCCGGTTTCGCCCGGTACGCTGGTCGCGGAGGTCTGCAGCGAACAGGACGGCTTCTGCCTTCGCGGCGTACTGGGAAGCTCCGGTGCCTCGCCGTCCGCGTCCGGCACCTGGCTCGGTTTCGCGGTACTCGGCGCCGTCGCAGGTCTCGCGGCCTACCTGTTGATCCAGCTCATCTGCCTGAAATACTGCACGCCGGCGATGCGCATCCGGCGGGCACTTGCCAGCGGCGCGATCAAGGCCCGCTACCAGCCGGTGTTCGATGCCCGCAGCGGCCGCATGATCGGCGTGGAAGCGCTGGCCCGATGGCCGTCGGCGCCCTCAGGCCTTCGCGCGCCGGACCATTTCGTGGCCGCGGCCGAAGCCGGCGGAGAATCCAGCGGTCTGACCCGCGCGATGATCGAGAACGTCGCTGCCGATCTCGGCAGCTGGCTGGCAGTACGAAGCCACCTCAGCGTCGCCATCAACGTGGCGGCGCAGGACCTGGAAGGCGGGGCGCTGGAGTCCGCGCTGGAGGACTGCCTGCTGGCCATCGGTATCGAGCCGGGCCAGATCGTGCTCGAGATCACCGAGCGCAGCCTGCTCGGGGTCCATCGCCCGATCCAGCGCCTGGCCGAACGCGGCTACCTGGTTCATGTCGACGATTTCGGGGAGGGTTACAGCAGCCTGGCCTACCTGCACGAACTGACCCTGCACGGGGTCAAGATCAGCCGGACCTTCGTGTCCAGCCTCGGCACCGATTCGCCGAAGGCCACGCTGGTTGCGAGCATGGTGCAGATGGCCAACCAGCTCGGCCTGGACATCGTCCTCGAAGGCATCGAGACCGAGCGCCAGCGCGAGGCCGCGCGGGCCCTCGGGACGGTGCGCTGGCAGGGCTTCCTGTTCGCCCGACCGATGGCCGGCGACGCGCTGCAGGCCTTCGAGGCGGCGCTCGAAGGCGAAGCAGACGGGGAGCAGGGGACGAATGGTGCCGGGGGAGGGACTTGA
- a CDS encoding SUMF1/EgtB/PvdO family nonheme iron enzyme, producing MKSSYALVGLFVVLALHGSAWAQDEQEGAQADPAAAAEGQEQEEERRVRRLGDVIGEGSQEWSMDIPAIEAPATPVESQPQVSLPDPDQDAQLQNLLTRRAFVPDDPDIAAELADLLDDVESQARAALDAGDLALATRLANVIGTLDPDRAVVDEVEQARTRAETLARLLAQADEALEEGNLLEPADASAWTLYERALEQDEGNAEAEAGLDAVRVALLDSAEAAIAENDFETAAALLIAAGERDADADRIAALEADLAAGRADQVRALAADVRSSIDDEAYERAETQINQLVALGAPTDQVESLRTLLDDAIRYGGFEPGQVFQDGLGDGDGLGPVMVVVPAGDFLMGSPEDEDNRVDNEGPQFRVEFDHGFALSQTEITVGQFARFVDETGYVTDAERARRSKVYRAGSGRVDEQRGVTWRMNYVGDEADPDLPVIHVSWNDANAYVTWLARRTDRPYRLPSEAEFEYALRAGTQTPYWWGDGSPDEAVENVTGSGDQFTDSRTWTVAFDRYTDGYWGPAPAGSLQTNPFGLYDMGGNVMEWLEDCWHDSYVRAPSDGTAWVNPGCERRMIRGASWSSTPAMSRSAFRLSSREDSTDARVGFRVARDL from the coding sequence ATGAAATCTTCGTATGCCTTGGTGGGACTGTTCGTGGTGCTCGCGCTGCATGGTAGCGCATGGGCACAGGACGAACAGGAAGGCGCGCAGGCCGACCCGGCCGCAGCCGCAGAAGGACAGGAGCAGGAAGAAGAACGACGAGTCCGCCGATTGGGGGATGTGATCGGCGAAGGCTCGCAGGAATGGTCGATGGACATTCCGGCCATCGAAGCGCCGGCCACGCCGGTCGAGTCGCAGCCGCAGGTCTCGCTGCCGGACCCGGACCAGGACGCGCAGCTGCAGAACCTGCTGACCCGCCGGGCCTTCGTGCCGGACGATCCGGACATTGCCGCCGAGCTGGCCGATCTGCTCGACGACGTCGAATCCCAGGCGCGTGCTGCGCTGGACGCCGGTGACCTGGCCCTGGCCACCCGGCTGGCCAACGTGATCGGAACCCTGGACCCGGATCGCGCGGTGGTCGATGAGGTGGAGCAGGCGCGGACCCGGGCCGAGACCCTGGCCCGGCTGCTGGCCCAGGCCGACGAAGCGCTGGAAGAAGGCAACCTGCTCGAGCCGGCCGATGCCTCGGCCTGGACGCTGTACGAGCGGGCGCTGGAACAGGACGAGGGCAACGCGGAGGCCGAAGCGGGCCTGGACGCGGTGCGGGTGGCGCTGCTGGACAGCGCCGAAGCCGCCATCGCGGAGAACGATTTCGAAACGGCCGCGGCGCTGCTGATCGCGGCCGGCGAACGCGATGCGGACGCCGATCGGATCGCGGCGCTTGAAGCCGATCTTGCTGCGGGACGTGCCGACCAGGTCCGTGCCCTTGCGGCGGACGTCCGTTCGTCGATCGACGACGAGGCCTACGAGCGGGCCGAGACCCAGATCAACCAGCTGGTGGCGCTGGGCGCACCGACCGACCAGGTCGAATCGCTGCGCACGCTGCTCGACGACGCGATCCGCTACGGCGGCTTCGAACCGGGCCAGGTCTTCCAGGACGGTCTCGGCGACGGCGACGGCCTCGGGCCGGTCATGGTGGTGGTTCCGGCCGGCGATTTCCTGATGGGATCGCCGGAAGACGAGGACAACCGCGTCGACAACGAGGGGCCGCAGTTCCGGGTCGAGTTCGACCACGGCTTCGCGCTGTCCCAGACCGAGATCACGGTCGGCCAGTTCGCACGCTTCGTCGATGAAACCGGCTACGTGACCGACGCGGAACGGGCGCGCCGGTCGAAGGTCTATCGCGCCGGCAGCGGTCGGGTCGACGAGCAACGCGGCGTGACCTGGCGCATGAACTACGTCGGCGACGAGGCCGACCCGGACCTGCCGGTGATCCATGTGTCCTGGAACGATGCCAACGCATATGTCACCTGGCTGGCGCGCCGCACCGACCGGCCCTATCGCCTGCCGTCGGAAGCGGAGTTCGAGTACGCGCTGCGCGCGGGCACCCAGACGCCGTACTGGTGGGGCGACGGTAGCCCGGACGAGGCGGTCGAGAACGTGACCGGCAGCGGCGATCAATTCACCGACTCGCGCACCTGGACCGTGGCCTTCGATCGCTACACCGACGGCTACTGGGGTCCGGCCCCGGCGGGCAGCCTGCAGACCAATCCCTTCGGCCTCTACGACATGGGCGGCAACGTCATGGAGTGGCTCGAGGACTGCTGGCACGACAGCTATGTCCGCGCACCGTCCGACGGCACGGCCTGGGTCAACCCGGGCTGCGAACGGCGGATGATCCGGGGCGCCTCCTGGTCCTCGACCCCGGCGATGAGCCGGTCGGCGTTCCGCCTGTCGAGCCGGGAAGACAGCACCGACGCCCGTGTCGGATTCCGGGTCGCTCGCGACCTCTAG
- a CDS encoding HRDC domain-containing protein, which yields MSSTHRRRAPGEMLDAPRFFIDRIDSLEDHASEIEACHAVGIDTEFVRERTFFPQPGLLQFSDGNAVWLIDPVALGEVGEFVSRLAGWMRNPGRVKILHSVGEDFEVIERVCGALPEPLFDTQIAAAMLGMPLQLKYETLAEERLGVTFPGGLGRNNWLRRPLPDAWMAYAAHDVIGLPELMARLAEGLDRAGRLGWHTEDCARLVERARRPVDPLTRIRGADRLDDDALARLDRMARWRDEEARRRDLPRTFIAADPVLLEIARRNPRDPSGLEGIDKLKPGAARRFGPTLIECCRTPTPDFVRPPELQPLTREDRDAVTDLQKTVRTRAEELDVDPALLASKRELTRIVRGERPDWLDGWRGDLFGAELEP from the coding sequence ATGAGCAGTACACATCGACGACGCGCACCCGGCGAGATGCTGGACGCGCCCCGCTTTTTCATCGATCGAATCGACTCGCTAGAAGATCACGCTTCGGAGATCGAAGCGTGTCACGCCGTCGGAATCGACACCGAATTCGTGCGCGAGCGCACATTCTTTCCGCAGCCCGGTCTGCTGCAATTCAGTGACGGAAACGCGGTCTGGCTGATCGATCCGGTCGCCCTGGGCGAGGTCGGGGAATTCGTTTCCCGACTGGCCGGGTGGATGCGGAATCCGGGCCGGGTCAAGATTCTCCACAGCGTCGGCGAGGATTTCGAGGTGATCGAACGGGTCTGCGGGGCGCTGCCGGAACCGCTGTTCGATACGCAGATCGCGGCCGCCATGCTGGGCATGCCGCTGCAGCTGAAGTACGAGACCCTGGCCGAGGAACGGCTCGGCGTGACCTTTCCCGGAGGACTGGGCCGCAACAACTGGCTGCGGCGTCCACTGCCCGACGCGTGGATGGCCTATGCGGCGCACGACGTGATCGGCCTGCCCGAACTGATGGCGCGACTGGCCGAGGGGCTGGACCGGGCCGGCCGGTTGGGCTGGCACACGGAGGACTGCGCGCGGCTGGTCGAGCGGGCCCGTCGGCCCGTCGATCCGCTGACCCGGATCCGGGGCGCGGATCGACTCGACGACGACGCGCTGGCCCGGCTGGACCGGATGGCGCGGTGGCGCGACGAAGAGGCCCGCAGGCGCGACCTGCCGCGGACCTTCATCGCCGCCGATCCGGTGCTGCTGGAGATCGCCCGACGCAATCCCCGCGACCCCTCGGGGCTCGAGGGCATCGACAAGCTCAAGCCCGGCGCCGCCCGGCGCTTCGGTCCGACCCTGATCGAATGTTGCCGCACCCCGACCCCGGACTTCGTCCGCCCGCCGGAGCTGCAACCGCTCACCCGGGAAGACCGCGACGCAGTGACCGATCTGCAGAAGACGGTGCGAACCCGGGCCGAGGAGCTCGACGTCGACCCTGCGCTGCTGGCGAGCAAGCGCGAGTTGACCCGGATCGTGCGCGGCGAACGGCCGGACTGGCTGGACGGCTGGCGCGGCGACCTGTTCGGCGCCGAGCTCGAACCCTGA
- a CDS encoding NAD(P)H-dependent oxidoreductase translates to MKLIAISGSLRRESFNTRLTRAIAARAPDGVDVDCATLHGIPLYDGDLEDEHGVPESVEALRARIDAADGLILSTPEYNGAMPGVFKNALDWLTRPPEKMAPTFSGKPAALCGATPGGLGTTLAQAGSLVMLRQFKVALFPDHLRVSGAADALGEDVGESGPDERTIKQIDRWLKGFIEFVGDR, encoded by the coding sequence ATGAAGCTGATCGCCATCAGCGGCAGCCTGCGCCGCGAATCGTTCAACACCCGGCTTACCCGGGCCATTGCGGCACGGGCGCCTGACGGCGTCGACGTGGATTGCGCCACGCTGCACGGCATACCGCTCTACGACGGCGACCTCGAAGACGAACACGGCGTGCCCGAGTCCGTCGAGGCCCTGCGCGCACGGATCGACGCCGCCGACGGCCTGATCCTCTCGACCCCCGAGTACAACGGCGCCATGCCCGGTGTGTTCAAGAATGCACTCGACTGGCTGACCCGACCGCCGGAGAAGATGGCGCCGACGTTCTCGGGCAAGCCCGCTGCGCTGTGCGGCGCGACGCCGGGCGGCCTGGGCACCACGCTGGCCCAGGCCGGCAGCCTGGTCATGCTGCGCCAGTTCAAGGTCGCTCTTTTCCCCGACCATCTCCGGGTCTCCGGCGCCGCCGACGCGCTCGGCGAGGACGTCGGCGAGTCCGGCCCGGACGAGCGCACCATCAAGCAGATCGACCGCTGGCTGAAGGGCTTCATCGAGTTCGTCGGCGACCGTTGA
- a CDS encoding enoyl-ACP reductase yields MGMLKGKKALIVGVASPRSIAWGIAEAMHREGAKLAFTYQNEKLRSRVDKIAEQTGSSIVLPLDVAEDDQIDAVFETLKSEWDGLDIIVHAVGFAPRDQIEGEFADVVSREGFRIAHDISSYSFAALARAGRPLMEGRNGALLTLSYLGAVRAMPSYNVMGLAKASLEAGVRYLAHGLGPHGIRVNGISAGPIKTLAAAGISKFRAMLDHVETTAPLRRSVTIEDVGNTAAFLCSDLAGGITGEITYVDAGYNIVGMAGLD; encoded by the coding sequence ATGGGCATGCTGAAAGGCAAGAAGGCGCTGATCGTCGGCGTGGCCAGTCCGCGCTCCATCGCATGGGGCATCGCCGAGGCGATGCATCGCGAAGGGGCGAAGCTGGCATTCACCTACCAGAACGAGAAGCTCAGGAGCCGGGTCGACAAGATCGCCGAGCAGACCGGCTCGTCGATCGTCCTGCCGCTGGACGTCGCCGAGGACGACCAGATCGATGCGGTGTTCGAAACGCTGAAGAGCGAATGGGACGGCCTGGACATCATCGTCCACGCGGTGGGCTTCGCGCCGCGCGACCAGATCGAAGGCGAGTTCGCCGACGTCGTCTCGCGCGAGGGCTTCCGTATCGCGCATGACATTTCCAGCTATTCCTTCGCGGCGCTGGCCCGTGCGGGCCGGCCGCTGATGGAAGGCCGCAACGGCGCCCTGCTGACCCTGAGCTACCTCGGCGCGGTTCGGGCGATGCCCAGCTACAACGTGATGGGCCTGGCCAAGGCGTCCCTGGAAGCCGGCGTCCGCTACCTCGCCCACGGCCTGGGTCCGCACGGCATCCGGGTCAACGGCATCTCCGCCGGTCCGATCAAGACCCTGGCGGCCGCCGGCATCTCCAAGTTCCGGGCGATGCTGGACCACGTCGAGACCACCGCCCCACTGCGCCGCAGCGTGACCATCGAGGACGTCGGCAACACCGCGGCCTTCCTCTGCTCGGACCTGGCCGGCGGCATCACCGGAGAAATCACCTACGTCGACGCCGGCTACAACATCGTCGGCATGGCCGGCCTGGACTGA
- a CDS encoding electron transfer flavoprotein subunit alpha/FixB family protein, with the protein MTTLLIIAQHEDGRLNPATAKTLAGALEVGADAIDVAVFCEPGSAVPAEAAKLGGIRRVLAIESDEFKHPTAARLAPEIAALAEDYSHVFGPSTTFGKDVMPRAAALIGVNQVSDIQEVIDAHTFKRPIYAGNAIVTVKVPTGTTVVATVRSASYSAAADGDAAVEVETREAGASDPGHTRFVRVETGGGDGPDLQTADRVVSGGRAMGSSEGFDVIYSFAKKIGAAVGASRAAVDAGYVPNELQVGQTGKIIAPELYFAVGISGAIQHLTGIKDAGTIVAINKDPEAPIFEIADFGLVGDLFEIVPELEKLV; encoded by the coding sequence ATGACCACTCTCCTGATCATTGCCCAACACGAGGACGGCCGGTTGAACCCGGCGACCGCCAAGACCCTGGCCGGGGCGCTGGAGGTCGGCGCCGATGCGATCGATGTGGCGGTGTTCTGCGAACCGGGCAGCGCCGTCCCGGCCGAGGCGGCGAAGCTCGGCGGTATCCGCCGCGTGCTCGCCATCGAAAGCGACGAGTTCAAGCATCCCACGGCGGCCCGCCTTGCGCCCGAGATCGCGGCGCTGGCCGAGGACTACAGCCACGTGTTCGGCCCGTCGACCACCTTCGGCAAGGACGTGATGCCGCGCGCCGCGGCCTTGATCGGCGTCAACCAGGTCTCCGACATCCAGGAGGTCATCGATGCCCACACGTTCAAGCGGCCGATCTACGCCGGCAACGCCATCGTCACCGTGAAGGTGCCGACCGGCACGACCGTGGTCGCGACCGTGCGCAGTGCCTCCTATTCCGCGGCCGCGGACGGCGACGCCGCGGTCGAGGTGGAAACCCGCGAAGCCGGCGCGTCGGATCCGGGCCATACGCGCTTCGTCCGGGTCGAGACCGGCGGCGGCGACGGTCCGGACCTGCAGACCGCGGACCGGGTGGTCTCGGGCGGCCGCGCGATGGGATCGTCGGAAGGCTTCGACGTGATCTACAGCTTCGCGAAGAAGATCGGCGCGGCGGTCGGCGCGTCGCGTGCGGCGGTCGACGCCGGCTACGTGCCGAACGAACTGCAGGTCGGTCAGACCGGCAAGATCATCGCCCCGGAGCTGTACTTCGCGGTCGGCATCTCCGGCGCGATCCAGCACCTGACCGGCATCAAGGACGCCGGCACGATCGTTGCCATCAACAAGGACCCGGAAGCGCCGATCTTCGAGATCGCCGACTTCGGCCTGGTCGGCGACCTGTTCGAGATCGTGCCGGAGCTCGAAAAGCTCGTCTGA
- a CDS encoding electron transfer flavoprotein subunit beta/FixA family protein: MKILVPIKRVVDYNVRVRVKSDGSGVETEGVKMSINPFDEIALEEALRIKEAGKADEVVVCTIGGKDAQQQLRTGLAMGADRALHVVTEDAVQPLTAARALLKLVEKEEPGIVFLGKQAIDDDNNQTGQMLAALWDRPQATFASKVELEGETATVTREVDAGLETIEVDLPAVLTSDLRLNEPRFVKLPDIMKAKRKPLEELTLDDLGVERGAGFELTAFEPPPKRSGGRVLESARELVDELKNKGLL; encoded by the coding sequence ATGAAGATTCTCGTTCCGATCAAGCGGGTCGTGGACTACAACGTCCGCGTGCGCGTCAAGTCCGACGGCTCCGGCGTGGAGACCGAGGGCGTCAAGATGTCGATCAACCCGTTCGACGAGATCGCGCTGGAAGAAGCGCTGCGCATCAAGGAGGCCGGCAAGGCCGACGAGGTCGTGGTCTGCACCATCGGGGGCAAGGACGCGCAGCAGCAACTGCGTACCGGCCTGGCGATGGGGGCGGACCGCGCGCTCCACGTCGTCACCGAGGACGCGGTCCAGCCGCTGACCGCAGCCCGCGCGCTGCTGAAGCTGGTCGAGAAGGAGGAACCCGGGATCGTGTTCCTCGGCAAGCAGGCGATCGACGACGACAACAACCAGACCGGTCAGATGCTGGCTGCGCTGTGGGACCGCCCGCAGGCGACCTTCGCGTCGAAGGTCGAGCTCGAGGGCGAGACCGCGACCGTGACGCGTGAGGTCGACGCGGGTCTGGAGACCATCGAGGTCGATCTCCCCGCCGTGCTGACCTCCGACCTGCGGCTCAACGAGCCCCGCTTCGTCAAGCTGCCGGACATCATGAAGGCCAAGCGCAAGCCGCTGGAGGAACTCACCCTGGACGACCTGGGCGTGGAGCGCGGTGCAGGCTTCGAGCTGACCGCGTTCGAGCCGCCCCCGAAGCGTTCGGGTGGGCGGGTCCTGGAATCGGCCCGTGAGCTCGTCGACGAACTCAAGAACAAGGGACTGCTCTGA